GCTCTAGAGGATTGCTTACTCCTTTTTTGCTCCCTTATTAAGCAGTTTGTGTATATAGTGCAGTTCATTCATCGCGGGATATGCTCAGAATAAGGCTGCGTGGCGTCGTTCTTATGCCGGTCTCAAACTCACTGCGCCCCTTCCTTACGATACAGTCATTCGTGATTTCAAGGCGATCGCGTTAGTTTCGACCAAAAAGgaccattaattttttttaacgtgACGGCAGCTTAATATGCGATAAAATAATTCCCTTGAGCCTTCTTGCGGAAGTAAACGCAACTGTGCACATTCGCATATGAATACCCGGCGGAAGAGCGACGGGATTCGCAGCCGCGATTTCACTCGCTACTCCCGCCTAAAAACATTAAATGTGAACCTACCATTAATCCAAGCATGTGAGACCAACTAGGCAATATTtgagggtattttttttttcaaaatgtgcCAAATCCACCAATGGACAGGAACAGAGGccaacgcgttttttttttttattcgaagaaACGCATCGGAACGTCTTACGCGATATACTTTAAAATGCCAGttttatgaataatttaatttTGATACTTTTTCAGGGGAAATATATCTGGGTGAACTTACAATTACAGGGGAACTTCATCAAAATTCGGTGTCTGGGTTGGTTCTTTCGAGGAAAAAAACTCTTTTGACGCTTAATGTCGGCACTGCCGACTTTACCACTAACATTGGCTTCGCCCACGGTGCATTCACGCGTGAAAATTgatattgaaaattggttttggggaaagggagcggtgcagtatctgtctcacacatccgtggacacctgaactgcgccgtgagggaaggaataaaggagggactaagagaaaaaaaggaagaaagaggtgccatgcgTGTGAATAACTTGTGTGTATAGATTTTTGTTGCTGCTGGATAATGAAGTTCACAAGAGCAAGGTGTCGGCTAGTGTGTATACTGCATACCTAGAACAACAGCGCCGGGAAGAAGACGACGGACGGAGGTAAAGACAGACACAGCTGAAGTATACCACAAAACGACTCGAACTTACATTTAGGACCCGCAGCGGTGACTTAGTGACTTTAGAGTTCGGCTACGCACCCCAAGGTCGCAGGCTCGAATCCCTGCCTCTGCGGCCGCGTTTTGctggaggtgaaatacaaaacgcctgtctgctgtgcgatgtaagcgcccgTCACAGAACTTTGGGGCGGTGTAAATTAATCCGGATCCGtgcattacggcgtccctcacagcccatgtCTCGCTTCGTAACGATAAATCCTGCTATTTACGATATAAATTTTCTTAACACTCAGAAACATTTGCAACAGAGTGCGCGAAACCCCCTAGGCATGTGAAATGAACGCAGAACACTGCTTTCTAGGATGGGCACCTCCGCGCTTAACGTGAGCGTTGGTTCCGAAGGGCGCCCGTTTTCGGTTTCTTAAAGTGTGCTTTAAATGAGTTGAAATAAGCTGAACTGATTGCACAGTGGCTTCGTCCCACCGAAGTGAGTCAGAACGGGCATAAATGAGACCTTGAACTTTGTGCAGATCCATATAGAGGACAATTGAGGATCGACAAATATACGTTAATTTTTCTTCAAGGAGCGTGAAATTTCTTTTTGCGTCATTCAGGCACGTTCCtcccccaaataaaaaaaatgagccgacgttgaggcagcgatcgaatgtCGAGGTCGACGGTTCGAATCTTTGCCCCCAGCTAGACTCTAAATGAACTAGCAAATTTATGCTGCACGAGACGTCAGATCGTACGCCCCCACACTGTACACACCGACAAGCGATTGAGCCGCAGTtttatgaagattcgtaaagacgtggaattggGGGTACATAGGTTGCCGGTTCGAAtacctgccgcgagctaggcaCTGCCTAAACAAATAAGTTTATGCTGTACGAAACTTTCAACCGTATGTCACCATCCGAAACATTCTGCGGCGAACATTCCGGCCACAAATATTACACCAATGTTGGGACTAAGTGGCCTGACTTTGACGCTTGCTAGACAGGGATCGACATACCGGATCCACTTTCAAGTggatttttttaaataataataattggtttttttgggggggaaaggaaatggcgcagtatctgtctcatatatcgttggacacctgaaccgcgccgtaagggaagggataaaggagctagggagcgaaagaagaaaggaagaaaaggtgccgtagtggagggctccggaataattttgaccacctggggatctttaacgtgcactgacctcgcacagcacacgggcgccttagcgtttttcctccataaaaacgcagccaccgcggtcgggttcgaacccgggaaggatttttttttaatttccattTTCGGAACATCGTCTTGTAGAAAAAGCACGTGGAATAATTTTCCTTTACTTCGCTTTAATTCGTAACCGAAGGGACTATACCGGATCGAGATAGTTTGCCTGCATGTTGTTGTTCCCGGGCATTACGCTGCCGCCTGTTAACACTTTATTCTATGCAACCACCTCGGTTACCGTGGGAACCACTGGGTTACGATTTGCGTTATAACAATAACGCTGAGACCCGAAACGCGAGTAGTAGAGCTGAAGGCTCTTAAAAACGAATTGAATACCTTCCTCCCACTGGGCAGCAATTCGTACTCACGTAGAACAGGCGCGGCAGGTAGTAGGCCGATGTGGCGCTCATCATGCAGGACAGCATCATGTAGACGCCGTTGAAGCCGAACGTGCAGGCCGTGCCGGCCAGGAAGCGCACCGCCTTCGAGTCCCTCTTGCCGGTGGTCATCAACACGTACAGGGCGACGCCGCCCACCTGGCGCAGCCATACGGCGGAAGAAACGAGCAAAGAGATCAGCACGTTCAGCCCAGCAGCAATAAACAAATTATCAATTGTATTTCCTGAACTTCGTCCACTAAAGTcgtcatacccaacaattctggacagaagcacTTATGAGCGGGAAATCGTTTATAAACGCGATTTTTTCATatgatgtaagatttcactacaagaATGaagatatccgcagatcacccgaccgCAGTCTTGCATTTTGTTTTCTATTAACGTGTTTGATACCGTGAAAAGCGCTCCTTCCCCATTGGCTTTCTACgccagtcttaactgttcgatgcgctAGATGGAAACATTTGATAAGAAAGATATTGCAATGCATCAATAGAATGGACAGTTCACCTCAATAATTCTATAACACTATGTTATAATTTtatagttttcattttttttcccaggATGTTCGACATGGGTAGGGCTAATGCGGTTTTTTCCGCTCAAAATTGCTGCTTCCCAGGGGTGCAACCTCCCTCTTTAATCCACCCGGACTATTGGCTGACCGCCTTAAGAGGTCAGGCGAGGCCCGTTTCGTCAAAGTGCAGGATGCAAGGCTCACTATCTCCATGAGGTTCATAAGGCCGTTAGGCCTCTCTAGGTAGTCGTGGAATCCAATGCTGAACACAGGCCTCCTCCTGATTCCGAGTGCAGGCGGCTGCCAGGTGACGAAATCTGGAGAAGAAATACGCGACGCTATAGGTGAAAACACCGTTACGCGGCAGTACCTGTCCTGGGAGCTGCgttattttgttttctcttttatcTTTCTTTCCTGACGCCACCTGTAGGGCTTTGTGCAATAATAATCTGCACCAAAACAATGCATTCTATATTCCTGAATGCAATTAACTGCCATAGTTAAAACATACTGAGTTTTGCGTCGCCAAGTTACATCCAGTTGTGAGATACGCCAGCTCAGACAACGACGCCCTGTTAACTTCGACAAGTGTGGGTTCTCTAATGTGCAAACCAATTCCAACGCACGTAAGTATACTACAGCCCAGATGTTGCTTCTTGTGCTGATATGGCGCCATTTGCAAAAAATTACACATCAACAAGTGACCATCACCAGTGACGTCATCAACGGCCATGTAGCCCATTAATGGCAGTAGATCATAGGACCCATTCAAGCCTTTACACACAGGCTTAGCTGCCTCAATTACATAGCATCAGTTGAAAGGCTTCGGGCCACGTGGTTTGGTTTGAGCGATACAGTGGAGTTCTTCAGCACCCCTAAGGAATAAATGTCGTAAAATGTAAAGACGAGGCCCTTTGTCACCCTGCAGGTATTTAATTGTAGCGTCAGGGGTACCATAGAATCCGCATGGCACAGATGAGAATCAACCATGAGGCATCAAGACTTCCGGCCAAAGGGTGTATTACATGACTCGCATGACCCCCTTGCACAACATGAACCCCTTTAGAGCTGGTGCCTAAACAAGTCACTTTACGTGAACACTGCTGTTGTGGACGAGCACCTCTGCCCAAAACCGAATTAGTCCTAACACAGTGAGCAGCGGAGCTCCCCATAGCCTCGGAACCAAATGGCAGGTGCTCTCGTGAGGGCTTGTCTCGAGGAGAGCGTGATATCCCTAATGAAAACACCACACGTCCCAGGGATGTTCCACAAACTTCGCATTATACTGTCAGCCAAGGCACCTCATATGCCTATGATGTATATGCGACAACTAGATGCGACAACTTGAGTCCATGGGTTGCAACGAGTTTCCTCCTTATGCAGCCTGTTTACTGAGCACAGTGCGAAAGCGCGGTTATAGTCATCAGTCCATGTGCTTGCAGTGGGGCGCAAAGCATCGTTGGAGCGTCTGTGACATAAAAGACTCGATTTTAAAACTCTTTCTGACAAAGGGCATTTGCATTTTCGTGCTTGGAGTTCTACTCGATCGGTCATGCCAGATATCCATAGGGTGTGCCTACTACGTACCTTTCACCGGAACACAGCTTCCGTCGTCGCAAGAAGTCCTACGTACCTTTCCACAAAGTGAGTCGCGAAATATTTATACCGTCTCATGGACGTGAATGACTGGTATAGGGAGCAGTGCAGCAATGCAACACCCGGCGAGATTTTAACAAAATTGCTACAGAATGTGTCATGACTTAGGGAGAATAAGCGTAGCTCACGCCTGTAAGCGTTTTTCTTCAGCTTAGTGACAGCGTACCCAACTCACGCTCTCTTTCCATTAGACCATTTCCTCGCGGGCACCAGTTTGAAGGCTGTAACAGTATATAATTTGTGGTAAATACGACAGTTCCAAACTGTTCCACAAGGCGGCAGTAACTTATGTATTCGCCGCATGCGCCGCTCAGcacggagaaagaaaaaaaggccaaACGCTGTAGAGCACCCACGCCTGTTCCTCGCGAGGGTTCACATTTATCGGTTGGTAAAGCGGCATTGCGCCCGCGTTTCGCTTGTCTTCGTCACAAACCACAGATGTCTACGAAAAGGAGCCAGGTAAAGGCCGTACCTGGATCAGCAAAATCGGCAAATTCGGTGAAGTTAGCCATCGCTCCGCCCTAGCCGTAGAAGgcaacctcttcttcttcttcttgttctccttagtaagcatgggaACCTCTTcacttctgcttcttcttctgaCAACTCTGAAAAACCCACGCGAGCGCGAAAAGATTCACTCGTTTATGTGCAATCTCATTCAAGATTCCTTCGACCCTTATCGAAAATTATATCATCTTcatctttaaaaaaaacagcgcgaggAAAAGGgcccgatgtagaagaaataAAATGCCCAATAGGGCGTTCACTTCCCTCATTTGTCATACTCTTCACAACCCAACTcggtccgcgctcgtcctgttgtctcTGTCTCGTCCACTCCTTTTGCGATGTTTTTAAAGATGAACCCACACCAAATAGCCCAAATGTCTACTCAGTGTATCATCTTCCCTCCATATTTGCCCCACTAACGCTGACGTCGTTCATACGGGGCGTAAAATACAGTTCATCTGAATCAAAACACCATCGTTTTTTTTCCTCCAATCCGCCACTGCAGCGAGTCATGGAGCCGTTCCTTTTCAACTCCATTTTCGTCTGCGCAGCGCACACGGGTATCACTGGAACGCTGACAGTTTtcgaataaataaatacaaagtgTTGGTGCCTTTACTGGAACCGACGTGCCTTAAGATGAACACGTGCCATGTCTTAAATTAGTGCATATGCCGTGATACATTTTAACGTAGTGTGTCATGCATAGACGAAACGGTAGGAGCAAATCGCATgctgttccgaaaaaaaaaaacagaccaacCGAGCACATACAGACACTGAAACGAGCAAAAAACTGAGGTTAAAGAAGTAATCTGTGGAAGAAAGATGTAAATGGAAGCGACCTATCTGCAACCTGATTAAAAGGGTAGCCTCAGTAATCTTGCAGTGGCATATCTCACTCCACGATGCACACAGACAGACCGTtgagaaactgcgcaaaaaattcaACAAGACAGGCGCATGTGTTGCACGCAGACTATTACACCTGCCTCGAAGAGCAGACGGATAGGTTTCCACGCTAATGTAAGTACGCGCAGAAATGATTGATTGCAGTGTAAAAAACAATTGTTCAGCTCACGTCCAAcaatctcggacaaaaattttgaaaattgtaaaattgtaagATAGTGTTCTGGAAAAATTGAAGGCAATGTTCCATTTGGTTGATCACTTCTTGTTACTCAAAGGAAGTcagtgtcaccgccctcaagcagaCCCTCCGTCCCTCAACACTAGAATCGCGCCGTGTCGTTTCCCGCCTATGtttacttcatacattttatcataacacaagatcacgaCAGCCGCTATTAACCGtcccactacgaacgtcctcccggctcAGTCACGGTGACCCGAAATAGCACGCAGCAGTGGCCACACGTCTGCTTACAACAACTCATTATTTCCCAACGCAGTAGCACTCTGCAATTCACTGTCTAACGACTTTGCTTCATGCACTGATCAGTGATCGCTAACAACTccacgagaaaataaaaattcatctCGTATTGATTTTGATCGCTTCTGCGCACTTTGTAGCGAATATTATTTAATATGTCTTTGAAGAGTGGTGTATCGCCTGCTGTTGAACCGTGACATGAATACAGCCACAGCTATGTTTGTAAGTTTAATTTTGTTTTATGCATGTTCACATCACTTTCACCGTTGCAAACCAATAtgtccccccttatgtaatgccttcgggccttaaAGAAAACAGTAAATAAAATTTAATGAAATTCTTCTAATATGCAGCAATTTCTTTCTTTCAAGGTGTGTCCATCGAACGCATCCAACATTTAAGACgaccacagaaaaccaatggggaacgcttttgacgatagcaaaaagtTCATAGAAAAATATGCAAGACTtatgtcgggtgatctgcggatatgttagttgttacagtgaaattttacattatatgaaaaaagaaacgcgttcataaacggtttacTACTCAAATATGCTTACGTccaaaattgttgggtatgacGCATCACGTTTTATGGCATGTGTTCAAAGCAACGATAACATCTCCGTAAAAAATCCGCCTCACTGGGTTTTTGAACAACAAAAGTTGAGAAATGTCGACCCCGAGAAGTAATTTATTTTCAACCCAACAGTTCGAGACCAACTCGgtctcttcttcaggggtgactgaaaTTCGAACCAGGAGCAGCAGGGATCGGCCTTCGCTTTCCCTTTGTTAACACGTGGCGAAGTCCATAAACGCAGGCGGAGGGGACTGCTGGATGTCTTAATCATGCACTGGCTCTTAAAGACTCTTTTggggggaaaaagaaaaagaactgtaTTAGAGAGCTGAGTACATGAAGTGTCCTTACAGGACGGTCTACGACTCTCTTCACCCATAGCCGATGTTTGTAAAATGTCTTCCTCCTCTCCCCGTCGGCGCCAGCCTCTACCGCTCAGGTCGTCGAGTGCCGGAGCCATCTCTATTTCACAGCGGACGTGCCACTTAAGGCCGTGCGGTGTTAATGTGGCGTCTCGGTTTTTTTCCCTTCATGTAAGGGGATACTGTTCGCGTTCCACTTCTGAATGGCGCCGCGATGTATGGCTGGGCTTCAATCCCGTgactaggagggggggggggggggggggtcgaggaATATAGCCGAGCGAGTGGCTTTTTCGAACTGTTCCTTTACATCCAGTGCGGTCTGAACACgattattttcatttctttttaaccTGCCAACACCACTTTACGTTCCTTTACAGGGAGCggtcctggagtcctattcaccGTCGCCTTTGTCATTGATCAGAGGGGAATAAAGAGTTAGAGGAGAGAATGGGGAGGGAAGGCGTGACGAAGGGAGGGACAACAAGTGAGGAGGAAAGCAGATGTGGATACGGAAGAGGCGTGCCGAGGGCAGAGGATGCAAGTGGTAGGGAGTTGTTTTATCGCAGAAAACAAGGCGACGTAAGAACATGCGGTGCCCAAGAAATGTAAATCTTAAATTGTGAACCGAACGACTTAGAATACGCAAATGAATACCGCACATTGCATGTTTCCTCAACTGCAAATGGCATTACAGAGCAGACCAGTGGGCACGTTAATTCTAGTCGTATTCATGCTCGACTTTCCTAGATATTCAGCAACTAGAGCTATCTGTTGGCTGCCAGATGCGAGCACCGCGTAATTTCACGCAGATATTTTGAACaagtaatattaaaaaaaatagagagtCCCGAGAAATTCTGCTAGAATATCGTGATTATCATGCATGCCAGGCCCTTCCTCCTTGCTGCAATCCTCAACCTATGAACTGCTGCCTGCGTTCACGCCAAGTATTTCCGATGGCCAAATAAAATTATTGGAATTCACCGAGAATTCGAAATATCGTAATTttgaggccccgccgcggtggctcagtggtcagggcgctcgactactgatccggagttcccgggttcgaacccgaccgcggcagctgcgtttttatggaggaaaaacgccaaggcgcccgtgtgctgtgcgatgtcagtgcacgttaaagatccccaggtggtcgaaattattccggagccctccactacggcacctcttcttcctttcttctttcactccctcctttatccattcccttacggcgcggttcaggtgtccaacgatatatgagacagatactgcgccatttcctttcccccaaaaaccaattattatt
This region of Amblyomma americanum isolate KBUSLIRL-KWMA chromosome 5, ASM5285725v1, whole genome shotgun sequence genomic DNA includes:
- the LOC144134222 gene encoding uncharacterized protein LOC144134222, coding for MANFTEFADFADPDFVTWQPPALGIRRRPVFSIGFHDYLERPNGLMNLMEIVGGVALYVLMTTGKRDSKAVRFLAGTACTFGFNGVYMMLSCMMSATSAYYLPRLFYYIVFQGTGAACYLVSSLYIVRDSHQVAVQPIIGFLTGGVHAMHFAYTSYKKYYAKRDTGWF